The genome window CACCCTGCTGAAGGTGCGCTCATCTGTGGGAGAGCAGTACTGCAAGGAGGCAGAGCGTATGGgcttgagcctcagtcctgtgGAGGTCGACGCTGCTTTCCGGCAGGTTTATCGACAGTATTCCAGTAGATACCCAAACTACGGCATCAGTCAGGGCCTGAATGGACAGTCATGGTGGAGGGGGGTGGTGCGGGACACTCTCTCTCAGTGTGGTGTACAGGAGCCAGACTTGCTAAACACAGTAGCCAACAATCTTTACCATAACTTCTGCAGCGCAGATAACTGGGAGGTAAATGATCACTGACACGTTCATACACCTAAAACACCTTgtttaaagattttaaacagTTCCTCGaataatgcttttttaaattttatgcaacaatatataaataaaggcTACAGgatgtgtattttcttttaactATAATCATCATAATAAGCATTTCATACTGAACCAGAAGAACAGAGCACATTAAATATCTGACTTGTAAAGCAACTTAAACTTTGCCCCCGATGTTTGGAGAATGTCATATTAAACTGTATAATATTCCTTTGTTTCAGGTATTTCCAGACTCAAAGAAGGCTCTGGAGAGTTGTTCTTCTCTTGGACTGAAGCTGGGTGTGGTGTCCAACTTTGACAACCGCCTGGAAGCAATCTTACACGTTTGTGGGCTGTTGTCATACTTTAGCTTTTTAATAACATCAGAAGAGGCTGGTGTAGCAAAGCCCAGTCCGGCCATCTTTAGTCAGGCACTGCAAAAATGTGGTGTGCCAGCTGATAGAGTAGCTCATATTGGGGACCATTATGTTAATGATTACCTCACTTCTCGGTCTATGGGTATTCACGGCTTCCTTTTAGACAGACATAAGGATGGCCAACTCGATGTTCCTAGGGAGCATCGGCTGATTTCACTGGATGAGCTGCCGTCACGGCTCCAGCAGCATATGAACTAACATGagtcataagataagataacctttagtcccacacgtgggaaatttgtttggtTACAGTAGAAACAAACGGTGTCAAGTGAAATCTACTCAGAACAAACTGGCTTAATTAGCGAAATAATGTATGGACTGTTGACTTAAGTATATCAAACTACTTCATCCTCATAAGACAAATGAAATGCTGAtagaaaaatgtaaagaaatctTAACATATTGTATAGTTATGTTTCATGTCTTTGTATTATAAAATATGTTGGGAAAAATAAGCCTCTAACTATACTGTGTCTCTGAAAATAGAGAATATGAAGTGAGGCAGCAAACTGTCAGACCTTCGACAAGGTTCTGAAAACATTCCTGAGAGATTGTGGTCCATGTTGATATGATGGCATGCAATTGCCATATGCTGTTTGGCACGTGCgcatccatgatgcaaatctcctgttccccacatcccaaaggtgctctgttggatcAAGGTGTGGAGACTAGAGCCCATTTTAGTGCATTGCCATGTCCAAGAGAACTATTtcagatgatctgagctttgtgacattaGAAGATGGgaacactgtggtcataaaagaGTGGACATGTTGCGCAATAATAATCGGCTCATTTGGTACAGTGTCCCAAAGGATAGATTCATGGTTTTCTGGTGTTTTaagccaaattctgaccctaccaactgactgtcacagcagaaatcgagactcatcAAACGAGGCAACTTTCTTTTCCTAATctactgtccaaatgtgttaaTTTTCCTGTTTGACTGAAGTCCCTGTGTGGTCGTCAAGGTTCAAGGTGTTATGCGTTCAGCAATGctgttctgcataccttggATGTAACGTGTTTTGatgctgttgccttcctatcagctcaaaggaGTCTGGTTATTCTCTGACCTGTAGTAGCCACAGTGCATTTTCTGcaagagaactgctgctcaccaggtattttctctttaatcaactattctctgtaaaccctaaagATGCTTGTTTGGGAAAGATCCCAGTTGATCAGTGGTTTCTGAAATAATAAGACCAGCACAAATAACCAGTGAGGTCGTATTGAGCACATCTATATGGCTGTGTGCATTGActtgatttatattttattgatgTCAGTGACTTTAAGGTGGTTgactgcaaaaaaaatcagcactGAAGTCTATAGTTTGTGTCTTTGCTTCTCTGTAATGTCATATCTGCACCATCAGGCTAAAATGTCTGCTGGCACCAAGGTAGTGCCAGTGGAAAGCATAACTGAGGactacaacttttttttttttttaaattaagaagTTTATATTAACCACTGGAGGAATTGTTTTAGAAGACAAGCccagaaatgtttttgcagCACTCAGGACATGTCAATTCTTTTACCATCTTTTTTAATAATCGGTTATTTGGAACTTGTCCCCACATTTAGGGAAATTATACAAAACAACCGAGTAACCATCTGCTTTGAGCAGAGCTGCTATGAATTGTAGGCAGCAAATGTATTTGCAATTGATTGTGTCAAGTCACATAAAACATCCACAGATCAGCTGAAATATCATGGCAGGAGTCTTGCTGTAAAATAAAGTGTCCTGAAAGTTGCCTGCATTCTCTCAATTTGTGCTCAGCATCAGCTATGCAGGTACATTTCTTTAAAAGGTTATTCATTAGCAGGCCGCTTTACAGGAGCTAAAAAGCTCTGATCATCCCTAATGATATTTCTCAGTGCTTAGCAGTGAGGGGAACAAGGCAGGGTTGCTTAACCCTAATACCTTTGTAAGTAACCACTTTAAACCATCTGGTCAGAGGCAGATACTGGGAATGTTGGACTGAGGATCAAAAGAGCTGCAGAGAGACCAAAGTGGAATTGCTATTTACAGCAAGCTCCAGCCTCTTATAGAATACAGATTAAATCTTTTTTGGAAGAATgtcaatgtttttaatttttaaaagaaagaaaaaaaaaagacgacacCCCTCCCACAGTGttcaaaaaaaaattttttttccccaagtcGTATTTTCACCTTGAGTCGTGTCCAGTAAAATTTTTCCCCGTACGAATGCTTGTACGTTGAAGGGTATTGTATATCTTTAGGGAGTCATCCGTAAGAGCTGCTTAATTCAAAGCTGGTTTAGTAGCTCAGCCAGACGGCTCTAAAGGGCTCCACAGAAATCCAATTGCAGGCATAATGGGattgcaaaaaaaccaaaaccaagcTTCTCATGCAGAGAGCCAAAGggaagagcagaggaggtgCAGCATGTCATGAGGGAAGATGTCAATCCAGTGACTTACAATCAAAACAAAAGCCCAGCATGTCAGCACGTGAAGCGGACTCATATTGGAGGATGAATGTTTGAATGTGAATGGGTATAGATtctgtgaaataaagaaattaataaataaacaggcTGAATGGCTATATAGCAGAAGCTAGACAAAACGTTTCCCTCAGCCATAAAAGCACTCAAGACTGCAGCTCTTTGTTCAAATGTGCCTGGGGTTCAGAGTTCCGTGTTGGCATTACTGCATCTTGAAATATTCAATGGCACAGAAAAATAGAGTAGAAGATCAGAAAATTAGGGTATTTTGAGAGAGCGAGCGCTTCACAAGTGAAAAGAAGGTCACGCAAGGAATAGAAAAAGAGACTTGAGAGATGGAACAGCAATTAAGAGACatatgaaagagacagacacacacttgcATATTTAATTCTTCATTGGAAAACAAATAATGGAGGCTTTCCAGTTGTGCCAGCATAAGTCTGGCACCATAAAGGGATAATGCATGAGAAGCTCAACAGCAGGATGTGTTCACCCAGCAAATCCCCCAAATATATCTGTTTCAATCCTGCAATACACATGCAAATTCTGCAATGCAAAAATCACGTACTGTAAACAAAGACAAGTTTATCATCCACTCAGAGGCTTTTGGCATAGAAACGCCATCACATTCACAGTGAACACACAAAGCATGTGCACATGCTTCACAATAGTGTCAATTTGTCCTTTAATTCCCTTACCAGTAACATAAAATTATTTAGAAATTTCAAAATAACCACTTTAAACTTCAgaggctttttttcccttttccttttttttttttgagcattGCTATAAACACGGCACTCGTATGctttgcatttaaaataaaagctgtgaTTTAAGTGCATGCATGCTTAGGGGTATATGTGCAAACCGCGTGCTTAGTCCCATCAGTGCTCGTTCAGGCAGTTAGAAATGGCATCTCTCGTATGTGGATGCGTTTAAGTGTCTACATCGTGCAGTGAGTGCTgttttgtttagcttttttaTAAGCAGTGAAGAAGCTTGCAGATGAGCGCAATTTTCCAAAGGTACTGTAGGATAAAGTGGCCACTCGTGTTGGTAGAGTTCTTGcttgcaaatttaaaaaaaaaaaaaaaaaaaaaaaaaaaaaagggaaaaaaaaacaaagaacctCTGATGCATGCACATGTACAGGTACAGCTTAGGAATTAAAAAACGGAAACTGACAACCATTTTCGCTTCAGGAGCAATAAAGAAAGTTTCATCAAAAACGCTACAGGAATAACTTAAAGCTGCAGTCTCTGCATATACATTTTGATTTAAGATCAGGAAATCAATGTGCATGAGTCTAACAATTTCTACTTCTGTCGAGTGAAGTGAGTTCCTTCCCTAAAAACAGACACTAAAACATGTTAAAGCACCGGTTTCCCCACACCAGAAATTATTAAAATGTCCTTCGTGCTCATAGTGTTCTGATGAAAATGTGCAAAgatattaaaagacaaaaataggAATTGGGGATGTATGACTCAAGTGAATTATTCTTGTCCTGCAGCTTGAAATAACGCCTTTTCTATTCAGCATCCACACAGGGTGATTAATGGCCTTATAGATAAATTCCCATGTCCTTTAGGCCAGCCATAAACTCTAATCAGGACACACAGGGCTCTTCTCATGCATGATTTGGCGGCAGCATCAGTCTCAGAGGGTCAAACAGTCTGCTGCAATTCTGAGTATTTTCGTAGAATCAAAGAGCAAAGCAAACACATTCCTAGATTGTTGAAGTCCAAAAGGTCCCAGTCATCAGATAGGAGAAATGGAGCATTTAACCTCCCACATGAAGGAGGCCTACCTCAGTCACACTTAAGATACTGTATTATCACTTCCCTTCTGGCCTGCTGTACCACTTTGGATGCAAGCCGTGGGGTTTGAGGACCAGGCAGATGAGGAAGACTGAACACGGCATGAAACGAAGAGCTCATGTTCAAGTGAGATGTTTTCTCAGACCACTGAAAGACAAAGCCCAaacatttatgtttatgttAAGGAATTGTCTAAATAGTTAATATTCAGAAGATTATCAACAAATTCCACAAAAGACGAACATTAAATTGGTGACGCTGTTGTGGTACATGAGGTatgatgattattttttttattttttatttttccatagaAACTCTACTTTTTGCACCCCTTTCCTACTTCCAGAGGGCCTTCTATTTTTAGCTCCCTCGTGGAAATGATCTAAAAATAACAATCACTATCAACTAACCGAACCTTTACAGGGGATCGTCACTGCTGATGAGAGCTGGGTCTCCATCTATAACCTGAAGAGACCACAGTTTGCAATCCCAATGATGGAGAGGTCAGGAGCAGGAGCGGGACTTTTAACTGAATTCAAAGTTCTAGTAATCAACGGTTCAAGACTTTTAAAGTAGTATATTTTGCCAGCATGCACCAGCACACAGTTTACTGGCCAGACCTACACAATCAAGTTGCTTTATATAGCTAGGTCAAGATCCTACAAAACTATAACACATAACCCAACACAagcatttggcaacagtgggaagaacaAACTCCCTTGCAATAGGAAGAGTGCTACAGCAGAACTGCAGTCGGGGAGGGGCCACCAGCTGCCTCAACTGCCTGGGTGGGGTGAAGCGCACATCATAAATTCAGTTCAAGGGGATAACGGAGggcaaaatataagaatttaaaAACTACTACTAATAAAAGTACTCCAAGCAGTCCAAAGTTGACCTTGAAAGAAAAAACGTTATGTGATATACATTTATCTGCcaagtttttttaatgtccgtTTCCCAGCGTTTTGAATCTTTGTGATTGCACCTTCTATCTGCATTGTTGTCCAGTTACACCAGTCACAAACATGTTCACAGATTGGTGTTCACTAGTCTAAAAAGGGTCCCTGACAATATCTTACTAGAAATCTCTGTGGCCTGTTTGTGCTTAATGCAGAAGCTCTTCAAACAACTCTGAGCCACACACAGCTGTCAGGAAGTattgagaaaaagaaatgatttcattaaaaataatgtcCATAACAGAAAATTTTAACCGTAATCACAGACAGATAAATGGATGCACTCTCTGTGCAAACACGGCAAATGTTGACAGCCCATATTAGTTGCCCACAGTCTTCACTGCTCTCAGCTTCCACCCTCTCATATTCATCTAATGGATACTGCATCCCCTGCAGTGTGTAAGTGGAACTATGAAGTTAAAAATGCACTTTGTAATAAGAAAGTAAAGTCAAGTACCACTCTCAGATGGACAGCAGGACACGCCGTGCTTTTCTGTAACATGGTGATGTGCGTGGCTGCGCCTGCGACAGTCCTGTCTCCACCAGCAGCTGGAAGAAAAATAGACCAAGCAAACTCACTGTGGCATCAATTTCATCTAATTTTCAATTAATCTGTTGCTTACAGCACAAGATATTTATGTAACTTACTGTAAGACTGTACATAACACCATGATGAGAACACACCCAATCACACACAACACCAGCATCGTGGCAATGGTCTGTTGCCTGTGATTGGTTGCAACTACAGCGAGGAGGTCTGCATGCTCACACCTCATCCCGATAAAGCCTGGATGacatctgcaacacagaaaatcTGGATGAAAAAGAGCCGCTGATGGACTTTCATGACACCACTGCTGGTTAAAATGGAAAGTTACAACAGTTGTAGTTAAAGATTGTGATTTCATCCAATGAATCATATTGATACCACAGACACCAGAATGCAAAATgtaaatctgtttttaaatcattttgcaAAGGGTAGCAGAACAGCACTATCACAGAACAGGGCCATCTTGATGTGAACTAAATGATTTAAAGGCTCGAATTATCTCTGGTCACCAAAAATTATATAGAAAGGCTCAATATAATACCAAAAACAAACCCTACACACCCGGTGGAACATCTCACAAATAATTAGGTTTATGTAACACCTGTAAAGCAGGCGTTTTtggtttttagttatttttaggtGTAAAtacgagggggggggggggcacaatTTTCAGGCCTGAAAACTGGGGCCACGggatatttttaatgtttaaaaacattaaaaatatcctGTACTGGACATCATTGCGTTAGCTCaggaataaaataataataataaaaacccacacaacatcagtgacaaaagtttgtatttttatccACAAAAGCAGCTTTAGATTCTGCCATAAAGACTAAACCATATGTATTTGTGTATTTGAGAtaataaaacactgcaaactCCATTGACATGAATAAGATTATGATGCACTCACTGATGGTCTAATGGCTCAAGCAGGCCTTAATTGTTTCCACAAGACGATCCCAAACCAAATGAAGaatatattataaaaaaaaaaaaaaaaaaaaaaaaaaaagactgcttAGTTAGTCTTCAGTCCTGACTTGTTTAAGTGTTTGGAGCTTTATGaaccaaaaagcaaaacaaacaaaaagaaaaaacccaggAGATCTCAAAGTTTTGAGCAGCTGATATTCTACAGAAATTAATAATCACAAGCATTTAGATTTCAAAACATCTGCAATGGGTCTCCTCATTCCCAAAGTGCAGACTGTCACCAAAGGCAGAGGTGATGAGGGGATCTTGCTCACATAACACTGCCTTGGTATCATTTTCTGTTCAGTGGGACGTTGACGTGTTTTTCAAATAATTCTTTGGATTTACATTTTGCTCAGTGTTGCAACACTTTTGAACAGCAGGTTGTACATCAGCAGGATTGCAGTGCCTTAAATTTCAGTTTCAAACAGTTTCAGCTTTAAACTGTaaaagtgttgtttttcatGTGAGACCACAGACAGGATGCAAAGGTGGTGTTTTATAACCATAAATCCGCTAACTTACACACATGCGGGTGTCTCTTCCAGTATAAGGAAGCGGCACGTGCCGTGGAAGCAGAAGTGTCGGTGGGAGTCTGGACAGTCGTCGAAATGAGACCGAACCGCTGCTGCTACAAACTCTGTTGAGATGAGACATAATGTTGGTGTTACTCTTCATGTTGTTGATCTTAATGATGTTACCATGTTTAAAGTTGACAGAGTGTTTTTGCAGTAGTGTTTCACACTGAAGCTAATAACCAAAATGAAAGTCTTTTGGTAGAGTAGCTAGCTAGTAGAAATCCATTTTATAGGTAAAGCTGTTCAATCCAGTAACACAAATATGTAATCagtcaatcacatggcagcacctcagtgcatttaggcatgtagacatggtcaggTTCGACCTGAAGCATCAGAATGGAgcagaaaggtgatttaagtgactttgaatgtggtttGGTTGGTGGtggcatttcagaaactgctgacctGCTCTCATCTTTAGGTCTGACGGCAAATGGActgaaaaagcagcagcagctctctgggtaaaaatgcctcgttgatgccagaggtGATGGGAAGAGAATGGCCAGGCTGCTTAAAGCCAAAAgcaaggcaacagtaactccaCCGCTTGTTACAACCAGGGTTTGCAGAAAAGCATCTTTGAATGCAGAACTTgacaaaccttgaagcagataggctacagcagcagaagaccgcaCTGGGTGTTACTCCTGAAGAACAAGAAACTGAGGCTAAGATTTGCCTGGCGCCACCAAAATTGCTCAgaagaagactggaaaaacatgCTTGGATAGATGAGTGcatgctgcaacattcagatggtaggttCAGGATAGTGATGTAAAGGCATGCGGGATATTTACTTGGCACACTTTGGTTCCCTTAGTAACACCTAGGGaagggtatcgtttaggttttatcccataccggtgccaaactggtacttttgaaacggtgccggtgcttaaatggtgctcaaaccggtgcttaaagaatggagaacacaaaattggtccaaaaacctctcatgttcagctgtttatttgtaaaaagataacaatgttagccttttctgcagcaggggatttatggcatcactcttggctggaagcagtgcttaaacaatggaaaaaacaaactttgtccaaaaacctctcatgtttaactgttttccactttttctttggtcattttagcctttttggccaggatgaagggagtatctgccatcaaacaagaagacagccgcatgtagctatgatgatgtttgctagttcaccttacatgcattaatgtaataacgtggttagcctactcaacgtaaattacacacgaacaacattaagctactcacgcagagaagaaggctgctgctgcatcatcatcagttatcatttctgctacactggcagggctaggggccaggactctactcttcgggtttttggggggatgTTGCTTACTccagataacaggcaacccacgcgCAGTAgttgtgcacggtgtgaggtctcagcaagctatcaaatacagccGCATTtttcggctttaaaaaaaaaaaaaaaaaaagctatgcgtcgccaggtgtttcatcagatttgaggtgttacctcctttgacagtatcacagtatcagcttaaagcacttgttgcaggctgctgagtttgcatattttgctgtgaagtacagccagacttttgaccacttcgccttgggcatttttaatccagtgttgccaactcctcagtaaggaaaatcgctattggttgtcctaaaagtcgctagaagtcgctaaatgacgtcatcgcctaatttgcataattggagagaaataataataataataataataataatagattataacatcgtggaagagacaaagtgagtaaaaaacgtcctaaatgcatttattgtttatttagaactacaaattaaatttcttttagcaattattgtttgttttttttaatgtcacaattccaaccctgctcctttacccgggcttggaccggcaaaagtgacccgaaataggcactctggtgagttactttgtgtgtgtgtttaagtagttttaaactttgtgatccacaaaacagcataagagtaaaagaagaactgactgcgttacagcacccgctgcttgttgagagtaaaagcaatacgtgctttcacgtctttttttagcgactctttttagaaaaaaagccgctaaggggtctgaaaactcgctaaatatagcgctaagttggcaacactgttttaatctgtagctctgctctaaaagaacgtatgtacctggacccgcctactatcctcggaaacgtaaaatgattggctagaatctaaagtgtatgacatctcaggaaataaagcaccgaaatgtgctctgcttttcagtctggttactaccgtttatgtcagaacgatggcaccggataccggtacccatccctagtaacACCTGAGCACTTTTTGGGATGGGGTAGAATGAGAAAGTCACATCATGTGCAGTGGACCAATCTGCAGCACTTGTGGGATGCTGTCGTGTCACTATGGACCAAaatttctgaggaatgtttccagcaccttgatGAGTGtttgccatgaagaattaagacaGGTCTGAAAGCAAAAGGAGGCTCAAACAGATTGCTTAATATGACTGTACCCATGGTAAATGAGCAGCCTACAGGAGCTCAGTATTTTAACTCAGTCTCTTCATATCTGTAAATTTTACCCAAAATTTGTAAATCATATGCAATCCCAGTGCCTGTATTTACAATAGTCAGGATGACAAAGGTGGATGTGATAACTCTAAAAATAGTATAAATCTACCAAGACCTGAAACAACACCACCTACGAAATCCTACAGTTGACACACCCACGCCACAAACGGTAGACTTTAGTTCCCAGCTGCGGACGGCTTTGTGGTGGCTTACGTCTTTCATTGTACCTGAGAGGAACAATTACAGTAAAGAACGTCAATGAAAACCCCCAGTGGGAGGATGCAAACAAAATCTTTTCCCATCAGTCTTACTGGGACTCAGGAGAGTGCCCATCCCTGCAGGTTGCATTgttcttaacaaaaaaaataaagcctACAATGCAGCTTTTTTATCAAGCAGCAATCTCAGCTTTCCCtgtgaaacaaaacaacaggacAAAAATAACCGATTAAACGAACACAAggacaaaacatgacatttctttTACGTAGGCAGTACAGCCAACCAAATTCCTACACTACTGACTCAAACAAATGTGAATGCAGCACAACCATCCAAAAACAGATGCCACTTTGTGAGAGCGATGAACATCCAGACAGATAGTTGTATTACACGCTGCCTTCGTCACACACTTCATTCCAACGGTAAATGGGCTGTTGGACTGGAGTCTACATGTATTGTCTCCTCCTTTCAGACTCTGTGAAAGCGCTCCGTTGTGCCTGAGGCATCTGCCTGACAACCCCTCTCACTTTCCATGTGATTTTGATGGCAATTTGAAGTAGGACTGAGAATGAATACATCCTTTAGGGCAAGAAAGGGTGTTTTTCAGATAATAATTCAACACTGTAGGTGCAGCTTTTGTAAAACGGCTAATTGTATACTGCTCATATACACTGGCCCTAATCTTTCATTTAACATAATTGTTCCCTGGCTCACACTAAGAGGATCAATTATCAGCGCGCGCCACACTGTCTGCGTAATGTTAATGCACTGTTGGGAAACATCGCAGTGATTGTATACGTGTGCTGCCATGAACAGAAATATGACTTGAAAAGCAGGAAACATTCCTATAGATGGTTTGACAGCGACCCTAGACTTCCTCTGCATCTTCACGTACTTGTGATACTCATATACTGAAACTTACTTTTAACAGGGTGGATGTTGATAGTAGTGGTTCCAGTGAGGCTTTTGGTTGCGCTGCTGCTGGTGTTTGTTGAAGAGCTGCTTGCTGAGGTGTTAGCAGCAGAGGAGGTGGCATTAATAGAAATGGTGGCATCAGTAACTGTTGCATTTGTCTGCCTTGGTCCGACTATAAAGAGAGAACCTGTTAACATATGATTACAGATACAGAGAGAGTGG of Maylandia zebra isolate NMK-2024a linkage group LG5, Mzebra_GT3a, whole genome shotgun sequence contains these proteins:
- the tgfa gene encoding protransforming growth factor alpha isoform X1, with the translated sequence MMTRIFWGTILLISGSLFTFGAGHSSSVTIEANISISINSTAPPDASSSSSAATSSTSTTIPATTNIPTVKSSLFIVGPRQTNATVTDATISINATSSAANTSASSSSTNTSSSATKSLTGTTTINIHPVKKFVAAAVRSHFDDCPDSHRHFCFHGTCRFLILEETPACVCHPGFIGMRCEHADLLAVVATNHRQQTIATMLVLCVIGCVLIMVLCTVLHCWWRQDCRRRSHAHHHVTEKHGVSCCPSESVV
- the tgfa gene encoding protransforming growth factor alpha isoform X2, whose protein sequence is MMTRIFWGTILLISGSLFTFGAGHSSSVTIEANISISINSTAPPDASSSSSAATSSTSTTIPATTNIPTVKIGPRQTNATVTDATISINATSSAANTSASSSSTNTSSSATKSLTGTTTINIHPVKKFVAAAVRSHFDDCPDSHRHFCFHGTCRFLILEETPACVCHPGFIGMRCEHADLLAVVATNHRQQTIATMLVLCVIGCVLIMVLCTVLHCWWRQDCRRRSHAHHHVTEKHGVSCCPSESVV
- the hdhd3 gene encoding haloacid dehalogenase-like hydrolase domain-containing protein 3 isoform X1; its protein translation is MPGLCCSFNVKHESHTNLHSVTHWPLSLSSHLGVMRAPLRWVLWDVKDTLLKVRSSVGEQYCKEAERMGLSLSPVEVDAAFRQVYRQYSSRYPNYGISQGLNGQSWWRGVVRDTLSQCGVQEPDLLNTVANNLYHNFCSADNWEVFPDSKKALESCSSLGLKLGVVSNFDNRLEAILHVCGLLSYFSFLITSEEAGVAKPSPAIFSQALQKCGVPADRVAHIGDHYVNDYLTSRSMGIHGFLLDRHKDGQLDVPREHRLISLDELPSRLQQHMN
- the hdhd3 gene encoding haloacid dehalogenase-like hydrolase domain-containing protein 3 isoform X2, yielding MRAPLRWVLWDVKDTLLKVRSSVGEQYCKEAERMGLSLSPVEVDAAFRQVYRQYSSRYPNYGISQGLNGQSWWRGVVRDTLSQCGVQEPDLLNTVANNLYHNFCSADNWEVFPDSKKALESCSSLGLKLGVVSNFDNRLEAILHVCGLLSYFSFLITSEEAGVAKPSPAIFSQALQKCGVPADRVAHIGDHYVNDYLTSRSMGIHGFLLDRHKDGQLDVPREHRLISLDELPSRLQQHMN